A window from Drosophila nasuta strain 15112-1781.00 chromosome 3, ASM2355853v1, whole genome shotgun sequence encodes these proteins:
- the LOC132788447 gene encoding uncharacterized protein LOC132788447 isoform X1, whose product MKYSTSEILLNNIVITVAVEKRLNGYKPFLYDFSFDFCRFMRNPNPGNKVETFFYSLIKPYTNVNHTCPYTGDIIVDKVTISFLNYKLTELLPLPEGDYRITTYMIIKDIKRTKIMIYFKIF is encoded by the exons ATGAAATACTCAACATCTGAGATACTTCTCAACAACAtagtt aTAACAGTAGCAGTCGAGAAACGCTTGAATGGTTATAAGCCATTTCTTTACGACTTTTCCTTTGATTTTTGTCGCTTCATGCGAAATCCCAATCCAGGAAATAAAGTTGAAACCTTTTTCTACAGTCTTATTAAACCATATACTAATGTTAACCATACTTGCCCTTACACT GGGGATATAATTGTGGATAAAGTGACAATCAGTTTTCTGAATTACAAGCTAACGGAACTTCTACCACTTCCAGAAGGAGACTATCGCATTACAACGTACATGATTATAAAGGATATTAAAAGAACTAAGATcatgatttattttaagatattCTAG
- the LOC132788447 gene encoding uncharacterized protein LOC132788447 isoform X2 has product MKYSTSEILLNNIVITVAVEKRLNGYKPFLYDFSFDFCRFMRNPNPGNKVETFFYSLIKPYTNVNHTCPYTKETIALQRT; this is encoded by the exons ATGAAATACTCAACATCTGAGATACTTCTCAACAACAtagtt aTAACAGTAGCAGTCGAGAAACGCTTGAATGGTTATAAGCCATTTCTTTACGACTTTTCCTTTGATTTTTGTCGCTTCATGCGAAATCCCAATCCAGGAAATAAAGTTGAAACCTTTTTCTACAGTCTTATTAAACCATATACTAATGTTAACCATACTTGCCCTTACACT AAGGAGACTATCGCATTACAACGTACATGA
- the LOC132788957 gene encoding serine protease snake, whose product MHALYSAILLIFLMPRSIKSELCDRGTGECKELTDTECPDIFYNQHLIGANVKYCNEFEDIVCCPLPLNVQQRLMVDETRPYEKQCKRFNEMRPTCRNVPFIIGGTKAEAREFPFMALVGSKERNKTEVSWDCGGTLIHPRFVVTAAHCLVTNEKKEQRLDPNFDSPKFVVRLGELDYNSTTDDAQPQDFGIVNYVVHPSYDDDEDGAYKHDIAIIELDRNATLNEYVAPACLPPSSGNDNLQLTAAGWGFTKNTGSKSSHLRKVTLDRFDDDLCISRLDLEIDRRTQFCAGSINGNGDTCNGDSGGPIFVQHPNYNCLKILLGVTSYGRICGKQGLPSVYTKVHLYTEWIETIVWAE is encoded by the exons ATGCACGCGCTTTACTCAGCTATTCTATTGATTTTTCTTATGCCAAGGAGCATAAAGAGTGAACTGTGCGACCGAGGAACCGGTGAGTGCAAGGAATTGACGGACACAGAGTGTCCAGACATCTTCTACAACCAACATCTAATTGGTGCGAATGTCAAGTACTGCAATGAGTTCGAAGACATCGTCTGTTGCCCCTTGCCGCTGAATGTGCAGCAACGTTTGATGGTGGATGAGACGCGGCCGTATGAGAAAC AGTGCAAGCGCTTCAACGAAATGAGACCCACTTGCCGCAATGTACCTTTTATTATTGGCGGTACTAAGGCCGAGGCTCGTGAGTTTCCGTTTATGGCATTAGTGGGCAGCAAGGAGCGCAACAAAACCGAAGTCAGCTGGGATTGTGGAGGTACGTTGATACATCCCAGATTCGTGGTAACAGCAGCTCACTGTctggtgacaaatgagaagAAGGAGCAGCGTTTGGATCCCAATTTCGATTCACCCAAGTTTGTGGTGCGTCTTGGTGAATTGGATTACAACAGCACTACCGATGATGCGCAGCCGCAGGACTTTGGTATTGTTAACTATGTGGTGCATCCTTcctatgatgatgatgaagatggcGCCTATAAGCACGACATTGCGATTATTGAACTCGATAGGAATGCAACCCTCAATGAATATGTTGCGCCCGCTTGCTTGCCACCGAGTAGCGGAAATGATAATCTACAGCTTACTGCTGCCGGTTGGGGATTTACCAAAAACACCGGTAGCAAGTCATCTCACTTACGCAAGGTCACACTTGATCGCTTCGACGATGATCTGTGTATCTCGCGACTAGATCTCGAGATAGATAGGCGTACACAGTTCTGTGCAGGTTCAATCAACGGCAATGGAGACACCTGCAACGGCGACTCAGGTGGACCCATCTTTGTCCAGCATCCGAATTACAATTGCCTGAAAATACTCTTAGGGGTTACCTCTTATGGTCGGATTTGTGGTAAACAAGGTCTGCCTAGTGTCTATACCAAAGTACATCTCTACACCGAATGGATAGAGACCATTGTCTGGGCCGAGTGA
- the LOC132788954 gene encoding mediator of RNA polymerase II transcription subunit 23, translating to MDTQIIDSVNDFLKVDSIDEAFVSVIVFKPEDDKASNFTNNLVTTFANVENREQVLRAYLLRAAEAPSYHMQVLMGALPKLVDAHLITARMLCDKVLFCEKLDYERRTFWIESFRLIKKVIAQVDYKGVREIMKACRDKAQWFPLNVNVTYLPQLMAVEEILRFIFDRNNCLLPAYFIANEIMRPFPYHWKLNKVMTDFVEEFRTTAQMVSIIGHANMLPIVEHFGYADHLMNSWRLDHSTLKFNFKGSLPYEPELLEDQTPLLRYVLEQPYSREMVSVMLNLQKHQKQRYNALEEQLVNLIIHAMEMTESNDATAGSGFNASDEQITPNEWVWLHLSSQLIYFVLFQFVSFMHIVLALHEKLSKLELRKGRDQLMWILLQFISGSIQKNPITNFLPVFRLFDLLYPEQEPLKLPDYNKSSMVRHMAPICIWIHLMKKARVENMNITRPLPIALKNHHDFLQHLVAPNNMMNATLGNDFRIILICNAYSTNQEYFARHMNILLDAMNGNAKTANGTPIPAVTYSVAVLDSLTVHSKMSLIHSFVTQMLKQAQSKTMVPAPALIETYARLLVYTEIESLGIKGFLTQLLPTVFKNHAWAMLHTLMEMFSYRLHHVPTHYRVQLLSLLYSLSSVPQTNKMQLNLCFESTALRLITSIGSAEFQSQFSRYMNDKSPGTVASNESEELNRLLILTLARSMHVHGGGDELAGWCKDFLGNIMQHTPHSWPVQSLNCFPPALSEYFTQNNHLAENKQQLKKSVEEEYRNWTSMSNENDIIAHFIRPNTNPLFLCLLFKIIWETESISPVAYKILEGISARALSTHLRKFCDYLVAEVASYSDGRDFVHKCVDTINNMIWKFNVVTIDRLVLCLALRSHEGNEAQVCLIIIQLLLLKASELRNRVLEFCKDNNPDHWKQNNWHEKHLSFHQNYPEKFAPDESASQIPLPVYFSNVCLRFLPVLDVVVHRFIELTIPNVHQILGIILDHLNILYKFHDRPITYLYNTLHYYERILRDRLPLKKKLVSIITSAFSEIRPANWSVSEPYKVYLQSQDTLWTPELSYYMNLIRRLADTISGKNVFYTTDWRFNEFPNAPTHALYVTCVELLGLPLAPSVVAGNIIDVIVNGYAVIPQKEIHSYINAVGIVLAALPEPYWSAIYDRLQDMLNTPNMLNWTYRFNAFELFNFKTVREAMLEKSYAVVLAVAHSVFHHMGAFKLATMTLYIKEKLKPCVRTEQQLLYLCHVFGPFLQRIEQEKPNAVAGIAIFLYEMLETVDKQHGPKPLEYMDQICDFLYHIKYIHVGNIIKNESEAIIKRLRPLLQMRLRFITHLNLEDIHTEKGTDSNANANANATTNANQMTRSPLQQVQQQQQQQQQQQQVQQQQQATGAVSGNATTTSVPLGSGGNAQQQMYLQHMQQQQQQQQQQQQHMQNMGMRHN from the exons atggATACGCAAATTATTGATTCTGTTAATGATTTTTTG AAAGTGGACTCTATCGACGAGGCGTTTGTTAGCGTCATTGTATTCAAGCCGGAGGACGACAAAGCAAGCAATTTTACCAATAATTTGG TTACTACATTTGCCAATGTTGAGAATCGGGAACAAGTGCTGCGTGCGTATTTACTACGCGCTGCAGAAGCCCCCAGCTATCATATGCAGGTGTTGATGGGGGCTCTGCCGAAACTAGTGGATGCACACCTCATCACAGCCAG AATGCTTTGCGACAAAGTCCTGTTCTGTGAGAAACTCGACTATGAGCGTCGAACATTTTGGATTGAGAGTTTTCGCCTTATTAAGAAGGTTATTGCCCAGGTAGACTACAAGGGTGTACGTGAGATTATGAAGGCTTGTCGCGACAAGGCACAATGGTTTCCACTCAACGTAAATGTCACATACCTGCCACAGCTGATGGCAGTCGAAGAGATCTTACGCTTCATATTCGATCGCAACAATTGCCTGTTGCCTGCTTACTTCATAGCTAACGAAATAATGCGACCATTTCCCTATCACTGGAAACTCAACAAGGTGATGACAGACTTTGTGGAGGAATTTCGCACCACAGCACAAATGGTGTCGATTATTGGACATGCAAATATGCTACCCATTGTGGAGCACTTTGGCTATGCGGATCATTTGATGAACTCGTGGCGTCTAGATCACAGCACATTAAAGTTCAACTTCAAAGGCAGCCTACCATATGAACCAGAGTTGCTAGAGGATCAGACCCCGCTGTTACGCTACGTGTTGGAGCAGCCATATTCTCGTGAAATGGTTTCCGTTATGCTAAATTTACAGAAGCATCAGAAGCAACGCTACAATGCACTGGAGGAGCAGCTAGTCAATCTGATAATACACGCTATGGAAATGACTGAATCAAATGATGCCACTGCGGGCAGTGGCTTTAATGCTTCCGACGAGCAAATCACGCCCAATGAATGGGTGTGGCTACATTTGTCTTCACAATTGATATACTTTGTGCTATTTCAGTTTGTCAGCTTTATGCACATTGTGCTCGCACTGCACGAGAAG CTGTCTAAGTTGGAGCTTCGCAAGGGCCGCGACCAACTAATGTGGATTCTACTGCAGTTCATCTCGGGCAGCATTCAAAAGAATCCA ataaCCAACTTTTTGCCAGTATTTCGTCTGTTTGATCTGCTCTATCCCGAGCAAGAGCCACTGAAGTTACCCGACTACAATAAGTCTTCCATGGTGCGTCACATGGCGCCCATTTGCATCTGGATTCATTTAATGAAAAAGGCTCGTGTGGAGAACATGAACATAACTCGTCCACTGCCCATTGCTCTGAAGAATCATCATGA CTTTCTTCAACATCTGGTGGCCCCAAATAACATGATGAACGCCACACTGGGCAACGATTTTCGCATCATTCTCATTTGCAACGCCTACTCCACGAATCAAGAGTATTTCGCACGCCACATGAATATATTATTGGATGCCATGAATGGCAATGCCAAGACAGCTAATGGTACCCCAATTCCAGCTGTTACCTACTCTGTGGCAGTGCTCGACAGTCTGACAGTGCACAGCAAGATGTCACTAATCCACAGTTTTGTCACACAAATGTTAAAGCAGGCACAAAGCAAGACAATGGTGCCAGCACCTGCTTTAATCGAAACTTACGCACGATTATTGGTCTACACAGAGATCGAGTCGCTGGGCATCAAAGGTTTTCTGA CTCAATTGCTGCCAACGGTGTTTAAGAATCATGCTTGGGCCATGCTGCATACTTTGATGGAAATGTTCTCCTATAGACTACATCATGTGCCCACTCATTATCGCGTTCAGCTCTTGTCGCTGCTCTATTCTCTCTCCTCCGTGCCACAAACCAACAAAATGCAGCTTAATCTTTG CTTCGAATCGACAGCATTGCGCCTGATTACCAGTATTGGTTCCGCAGAATTTCAATCGCAATTTTCGCGTTACATGAATGACAAATCGCCCGGCACTGTGGCCTCCAATGAGAGCGAGGAGCTGAATCGTCTACTTATCCTAACATTAGCACGTTCAATGCATGTGCATGGCGGAGGCGATGAATTGGCTGGCTGGTGCAAGGATTTCTTGGGCAATATCATGCAACATACGCCGCATTCGTGGCCAGTTCAATCGTTAAATTGTTTCCCGCCAGCACTCAGCGAGTATTTCACACAGAATAATCATCTGGCAGAGAATAAACAACAGCTGAAGAAATCCGTGGAGGAAGAGTATCGCAATTGGACATCGATGTCCAATGAAAACGATATAATTGCTCACTTTATCAGACCCAATACAAATCCACTATTTCTGTGTCTGCTCTTCAAAATCATTTGGGAGACAGAGAGCATTAGTCCCGTGGCATACAA AATTCTGGAAGGGATCAGCGCACGTGCTTTGTCCACGCACTTGCGCAAATTCTGCGATTATTTGGTCGCTGAAGTGGCCAGCTACTCAGATGGACGAGACTTTGTCCACAAATGCGTGGATACCATTAATAACATGATCTGGAAGTTTAATGTGGTAACAATTGATCGCTTGGTCCTCTGCCTTGCCTTGCGCAGTCATGAGGGTAACGAGGCACAAGTTTGCTTAATCATTATCCAATTACTGCTATTGAAAGCGTCTGAGCTGCGGAATCGTGTGCTAGAGTTCTGTAAGGACAACAATCCCGATCACTGGAAGCAAAACAATTG gcaTGAGAAGCATCTGTCATTCCATCAGAATTACCCAGAGAAATTCGCTCCCGATGAATCTGCGTCACAAATTCCCCTGCCCGTTTATTTTAGTAATGTTTGTCTACGTTTTCTACCTGTCCTCGATGTGGTTGTGCATCGTTTTATTGAACTGACAATACCGAATGTGCATCAAATTCTTGGCATCATTCTggatcatttaaatatactttacaAATTTCATG aTCGTCCTATAACTTATTTGTACAATACCTTACATTATTATGAACGTATTCTTCGCGATCGCTTGCCGCTAAAGAAGAAGCTAGTCAGCATTATAACTAGCGCCTTCAGTGAAATCCGTCCTGCTAACTGGAGCGTAAGTGagccctataaagtatatttgcAAAGCCAGGATACCTTGTGGACCCCCGAATTAAGCTACTACATGAATCTCATTAGACGTTTGGCGGACA CCATAAGCGGAAAGAACGTCTTCTACACAACGGACTGGCGTTTCAATGAGTTCCCCAATGCCCCAACTCATGCGCTTTATGTTACCTGCGTTGAGCTGCTGGGCTTGCCTTTGGCACCTTCAGTGGTCGCAGGCAACATCATCGATGTGATAGTCAATGGTTATGCGGTGATACCTCAAAAGGAGATCCATAGTTACATCAATGCAGTGGGCATTGTGCTGGCCGCTTTACCAGAACCCTACTGGAGTGCCATCTACGATCGCCTGCAAGACATGCTCAATACACCCAATATGCTCAACTGGACGTACCGCTTCAATGCCTttgaattattcaattttaagacTGTGCGTGAGGCAATGCTGGAGAAGAGCTATGCCGTTGTGCTGGCAGTGGCACATTCTGTCTTCCATCACATGGGCGCCTTCAAGCTGGCCACGATGACACTGTATATTAAGGAGAAGCTGAAGCCGTGTGTGCGCACCGAACAACAATTACTCTACCTTTGCCACGTCTTTGGACCTTTCCTGCAACGCATTGAACAAGAAAAACCGAATGCTGTGGCAGGCATTGCCATATTCCTATACGAAATGCTCGAGACTGTGGACAAACAGCATGGGCCGAAACCACTCGAGTATATGGATCAAATCTGCGACTTTCT CTATCACATAAAGTACATACATGTGGGCAATATTATTAAGAATGAATCAGAGGCGATTATCAAGAGACTCCGACCGCTGCTCCAAATGCGTCTACGCTTTATAACCCATCTGAATCTGGAGGATATACATACCGAAAAGGG taCTGATAGCAATGcgaatgccaatgccaatgcgaCAAcgaatgcaaatcaaatgacACGCTCGCCACTGCAACaagtgcagcaacagcaacaacaacaacagcagcagcaacaggtacaacaacagcagcaagcaacagGTGCTGTGTCGGGGAATGCAACAACGACAAGCGTGCCGCTGGGCAGCGGTGGCAATGCTCAGCAACAAATGTACTTGCAGcacatgcaacaacagcaacaacaacaacagcagcagcaacaacatatgCAAAATATGGGCATGCGTCACAACTAG
- the LOC132788958 gene encoding probable GDP-L-fucose synthase, whose protein sequence is MKKVLVTGGTGLVGKALEAIIKEEHPSDEEWFFAGSKDADLTNLAATQTLFDKVQPTHVIHLAAMVGGLFHNMNNNLDFLRNNLLINDNVLQTAHTKGCTKVVSCLSTCIFPDKTSYPIDETMVHNGPPHPSNYGYSYAKRLIDIQNHAYHDKHGHLYTSVIPCNIFGPHDNYKPEVSHVIPGMIHRMHKLRTEQPEIEESDKIFTVYGSGKPLRQFIYSLDLAKLMIWVLRSYNSVEPIVLSVDESSEVTIYEVAEGIAKAFNFKGKLVCDTSKADGQYKKTASNAKLRSLLPDFQFTDFKQAIDASVRWYIDNYELARN, encoded by the exons atgaaaaaagtgCTGGTAACGGGCGGAACAGGCCTTGTGGGTAAAGCCCTTGAGGCTATTATCAAAGAGGAACACCCCAGCGACGAGGAATGGTTTTTTGCCGGCTCCAAAGATGCGGATCTAAC GAATCTGGCTGCCACGCAGACACTGTTCGATAAAGTGCAACCAACGCATGTGATACACTTAGCAGCAATGGTCGGTGGACTGTTTCACAATATGAACAACAATCTGGATTTCTTG CGCAACAATTTGCTGATCAACGATAATGTTTTGCAAACCGCACACACCAAAGGCTGCACCAAGGTTGTCTCCTGCCTGTCCACCTGCATATTTCCCGACAAGACCAGCTATCCCATCGACGAAACGATGGTGCATAATGGTCCACCCCATCCATCCAACTACGGTTATTCGTATGCCAAGCGTCTGATAGATATACAGAACCATGCCTATCATGATAAACATGGGCATTTGTATACGTCGGTGATACCTTGCAACATATTTGGGCCACATGACAACTACAAGCCCGAGGTTAGCCATGTTATACCGGGCATGATTCATCGCATGCACAAGCTGCGTACCGAGCAGCCGGAAATCGAGGAGAGCGATAAGATCTTTACAGTGTATGGTAGTGGGAAACCGTTGCGTCAGTTTATCTACTCACTGGACTTGGCCAAGCTGATGATTTGGGTGCTGCGCAGCTACAACAGTGTGGAGCCCATTGTGCTCAGCGTTGACGAGTCGTCGGAGGTTACCATCTACGAGGTGGCTGAGGGTATAGCCAAGGCGTTTAACTTTAAG GGTAAACTCGTCTGTGATACGAGCAAGGCTGATGGACAGTACAAGAAGACGGCATCTAATGCCAAATTGCGAAGCTTATTACCCGATTTTCAGTTTACCGATTTTAAGCAGGCCATTGATGCCTCTGTTAGATGGTATATAGACAACTATGAGCTGGCCCGAAACTga